From a region of the Equus przewalskii isolate Varuska chromosome 2, EquPr2, whole genome shotgun sequence genome:
- the SHISAL2A gene encoding protein shisa-like-2A, translating to MSGACTSYVSAEREAVRGFSCPRPGGEAAAVFCCGFRDHKYCCDDPHSFFPYEHSYMWWLSIGALVGLSIAAVLLLAFIVTVCVLCYLFISSKPLTKLDLGLSLQTTDAEEVPPDRQGGNMGGSVEVAGVSPLGKSHPFLNPRLDCNTDPKRLLQHCFMATVTASDIPGSPEEAPVPNLDPRGPAP from the exons ATGAGCGGCGCCTGCACGAGCTACGTGAGCGCCGAGCGGGAGGCGGTGCGCGGCTTCAGCTGCCCGCGGCCGGGGGGCGAGGCGGCCGCCGTCTTCTGCTGCGGCTTCCGCGACCACAAGTACTGCTGCGACGACCCGCACAGCTTCTTCCCTTACGAGCACAGCTACATGTGGTGGCTCAG CATTGGCGCTCTCGTGGGCCTGTCCATAGCAGCAGTCTTGCTCCTGGCCTTCATCGTCACTGTCTGTGTGCTTTGTTACCTGTTCATCAGCTCAAAGCCCCTCACGAAGTTGGACCTAGGTTTAAGTTTACAGACTACAG ATGCCGAGGAGGTGCCCCCTGATCGCCAAGGTGGGAACATGGGCGGTTCGGTGGAGGTGGCAGGAGTGAGCCCTCTGGGGAAGAGTCACCCTTTTCTGAACCCACGGCTGGACTGCAACACGGACCCCAAACGCCTCCTCCAACACTGCTTCATGGCCACAGTGACTGCCAGTGACATTCCAGGCAGCCCTGAAGAGGCCCCTGTCCCCAATCTAGACCCACGTGGACCAGCCCCATAA